TCAAAAACCTCCTTCTCAAGCTCATTCTCAGGTTGCGAGGTAAGTTCAACGCCTTCCAGCTTAGCCCTTAAGATATCAACAGGCTTTGCTATGGGTTCATCGAATATCTCCTCAAGCCTTATCGCAACATCCAAGCTTACGAGAGCCTCCCCCTTCTCGTACCTTTGGAGGCTCTTTCTAGAAACGCCCACATAACTGGCAAGCTCAGCTAAGGTATATCCGTATTTCTCCCTGAGCTCCTTAAGTTTTTCCCCATCTATTTTAACGTAAAAGCCTCCCCTCTCCGCAACGATCATCGGAGGTTCCCCTTCAGCAAATAGAGAGTATAACGTTCCCGGAGTTATCGCATAAATGCCGAACCTCTCATAAACGACACCATCTTCAAGCTCTATGTTCTTCGTTCTAAGGCCAACTAGAAGGGGAGAAGCCTGGAACAGTTTAGCTAACTTCTTTAAATCCTCTGCCTGATCCTCAGTAAATTTATCAATGTTTGTCAGGGTTTTTATGAAGAGTAGAAGTAGTTGCCTAGTAGCGACTAAGTCAAAACACCCTCCCCTAAACGTGAACCTAGCGGTTCTAAATCCAA
This is a stretch of genomic DNA from Pyrococcus sp. ST04. It encodes these proteins:
- a CDS encoding transcriptional regulator, giving the protein MELAAIVEKILNRIGFRTARFTFRGGCFDLVATRQLLLLFIKTLTNIDKFTEDQAEDLKKLAKLFQASPLLVGLRTKNIELEDGVVYERFGIYAITPGTLYSLFAEGEPPMIVAERGGFYVKIDGEKLKELREKYGYTLAELASYVGVSRKSLQRYEKGEALVSLDVAIRLEEIFDEPIAKPVDILRAKLEGVELTSQPENELEKEVFERLHRIGMNVVKIKRAPFNAVGKEEEEKIRVLTGIDEKKTETTVRRARIVGQITEFVGTEGMFVLKKTKAEVVSHVPILPKKVLEEVRDVDELIEIIKELRSSKSHH